The DNA region GATTCTTTGCCAGCGTGAGATAATCCGGCGCAAGTCGGAAACATCCCAATTGCCCACGGACATTCGAGCATCACCAGGGACATCTCCTCGCTCCGAATCGATATCGACCAGCTCAAAGTGGAAGACCATGTTCAGAAACCCGTCTTTCTGATGCACGATCTTGAGGAATTCTTTGTCATCATAGATGAAGGGCATTTCGCCCACTGTCATCTGATCGTACTTGTCAAGAGCCTCGCGCCGCATTTCCCCAAGAAACTCGTGTAACCTTGGCCCATTGGCGAAGTGTTGGGTAGCTGGCTGGTACGGCTGACCAGGTATGACAACCTCGGCATCAGGAAAGCTTTGGTCCttggagatgaggttgatCACGTCCATCCGGAAGCCGGCGACGCCCCGGTCTAGCCAGAAGCGCAAAATATCGTACACTGCAGCCCGGACGTCTGGGTTCTCCCAGTTGAGATCGGGTTGCTGGGGCGTGAATGCGGCGAAGTAATACTCCTGGGTCGTCTCATCGAAAATCCATGCCGAATGCGCCTCTCCCAGAATTTGATTCCTTCAACACTATGTCAACTAAAATACAGCAAATCAAAGAGAAGGGGAGCACATACCAGTTGTTGGGCGGCCCTGGCTTTCCTTCAACGTCATATTTGGGCTTCCTCCAGATATACCAGTCACGCTTTGGATTTGACTTGGACGAGCGAGATTCCAAAAACCACGGATGTTGATCAGAGGTGTGATTAACAACCAAATCCATCACCAATTTCATCCCACGACGGCCCAACTCCTGAATCAGTCGGTCAACATCTTCCAATGTGCCATACGGGGGATAAATCTTCTTGTAATCGGCGATATCATATCCATTGTCCACTTGGGGACTGTCATAGACTGCAATTATTTCCCAAATTAGCATTGTGATTTGTTGTACCGAAATAGACGGTGCTCACTTGGAGAAAGCCAGACAACGTCGACTGTGCCACATGTCAGCAAAATATGGTGAGAGAGAGCGGCAAAGGTGCAGAGTGTTCCATGCCTCCAAGATCTTTCAAGTAATCAAGCTTTTCGGTAACACCATTGACATCACCCCTGCcatcgttgttggtgtcTTTGAAAGAAGCTGGATAGATCTGAAGGATGATGGTGTCAGTTCATTTTGTCAGTCACATTCAGCTAGAAGGCCGTACTTGGTACACCACGGCCTCTTTCCACCACTGACGGTCAGTGTGGGATTTGCCGACGGACATCTTTGAGGCGCCCAAAAGACCGATTCCGACCCGAGAGTGTTTCACCATCAAGAATCGATCAACTCTGCAAAGACAGCAGGAACCCCTCGTTTCTGCCCAGCGTGACCGGCCCCACATTCAGACATTTTCTCGCCGCTGACACTCAAAGGACCCACGGAATATGCGGCCGGCGCCGGACGCTAGATCGATTTCGCCATTACCATCCGTGCCTCTAGATTTTGATCGAAAGAATTAGGCTGGATTTCCAAGGCGCAGGGATCGATAACATTGAACATGCCAACGACAAAACGTGGGCGCGTGGGTGGGCAGCGCCTCTCCGAAAATACATGCAACAGGCCCAGGAACTCAGGGGCCTGCCAAGACCATCTCCAGATGGCACAGATATACGGCACAAATTCCCTTCAGCCAATCACCAACATTCCCGAAGCACAATGTTGGTGGCGTCCCTGCATTCAATCCGCGCTCCATGAATCCAACTGCAAGACCTGCAACAACAATTATCAGTGCAGCTTACAAGCCACATAGGTAGCCACATAGGTTTGGACTGGCTGAAGAGTTCCGGAAATAGGAAGATGGTCGATTCACCGCTGACTTGGAGCTCCAGCATCCAACATGCTACGGATGGCACAGCGATGTGTGCTCTCACGTCCTAAGACATGGCCCAAGGCCACGGACCTTAAGACGACCACTTGGTCCTCCACAAAGCAGCCGAACTTCGTCCATCTGAAGTGAACTCCAGAACATCAGTGTCGCTCTAAGTCGGCTTAGTACAACACCATTGGACCCCACACCCATCCGCTGAGACAGCACCATCTACCTCGCCAGTGACACTGATCATGGGTGTACAGGAGCAGGCAAAGGGGGTGGTAAAGCCAGGAGGTTGCCTTCCGGTTCCACATGACGACCTGTTACACTTCAGTCGCTGTCTCAAGTAcgatgagagagagaaataCGTCCAAAATGCCCCCGAACACCTCCGCAGCCAGGTGGGGCATTTGCTGTCCCGGGTTGAGCATGTCAGGTCCGAGATCGACGCCCGGCCCGATGGAGAGTTCTGGACTTCCAGGTTAGCCGACCACATATCCGACTTCAGATCAAAGCCCCAGCCAAAGAAGACGGAGCGGTCGCCGCTAGCCGCTACTCTTTCCCGACTACACATCGCTAGCCGGACCAACCTCAGCCGAACAAGTCGTCTTGACGTTCCAGAAATCCGCCTTGGTGGCAAGACTTTATCGACACCCAATATCGCCGAGGTCCTTTCAGccaacccatccccaacatTTCAGGACATCAAGGACCACCCATACAAAGGCCTCCAGGCCGGTGCTGTCTACTACAAAGATGGTATTCCCTACACTCATCCCAAGCTGGAAGGCAGTTtcccaaaccaaacaaccCCGTTGGACGATTTACTCTCAAACAAGGGTGATAAGAGCTTGCTCAAAGAATCTTGTGAAGAAGGCATGTTGAGATGGTTTCACATTCCGTCCAATAACATGGCCTGGGTAGAAGTAAGTTACCTTGCATAGAAAGAGATTCAGTGCACAGCTAACAACAATCAGGAAGCGATAGCCCGCCATTACAATGAAGAACGCCCACCAAGAGAGGACCTGTTTGGGAAGCCAAAGGTCAAGTCCAAGACACATGAGATTCTTCGACGGGTCGGATGGCGAGGTCACTCTCGGGAGGGCGTTGATCCTAACAGCCCACCCCACACCCGCCAACTGAACCCCGGTTGTGAGGTGATCAAAAGCGGTCACGAAAACAACCCTAACGCCATGTGCCTCTTTGTATGTCGATGCAATTCATGTCATACAAATAGTACTTCAACTGACATATCACACAGGCCCCGTACCTCCACTGGGAGACAGCATTGGGATTGGAAAGACAAAACAAGTCCATCGAGAGAACCACCAGATCTGCAATTTTACAACATGCGTCAGGCATGCAAGTCCAGGATCGGGTTGAAGATACCTTTCACCAAGAGCTTCAGGTCCACCAAGTCAACAATacttccctctcttcccttgCCCGCGAGGCCATCGTCTCATCCACGAACCACTTTCGTTCCATGACGATGCGGGCTACTACTAGACgaggtgttgttggaagGATCTTGTTTTGTGCCGCCAGAATCGCAAAGCTGATGGTGTCttatgaggatgatgaactCGTCAGCAAGTATCTTTATGCTAATCCCCCGTTGCATCCCCGACGGACATTGCATCAGTCTCTAAATGAGTATTCCACCTTTCTGAGGGATACTGAACGCTTGGACAAGGATCAGATTGTGTACAGAGCAACAGCTGGGCTCAAAGACCCGACTCGCCAGCAGTGCAGCAAGTTTTGCCAGTGCTCTGACTGTACGAGTGCACGGGCAACTGTGCCTCGGTTTTTGATGGTGGACCAGCTGTGGGTATTTGTCTTGGATGAAAGTGAGTATCTCGAGAAGCTTGCATGGTGACCTTGCTAACCCATGATAGATACTGTCATCACAAGCTTTCCACAACGCTGGGGATCTTACTTCACAAGCGATCCGTCAGGAATCCACTCTCGAGTAGGAAAGCAACTTGAAAGAGAGCGAGATGGGGTCAGCAGTTCATATGATCTGGTTCTCAAGATATTCAACGTCTGCAGCAGGGTGTTTTACGAGAATATCAAGTTTGCGGACAGACAGCCCATGCTCAATTACATCTTTTCCGATTCGATCAACTTTGTGGTAAGATTTTCCAGTTACTCTGAAACGAGACGCAAGCTTACACCTGGCTCAGACCACAAGAGAATTAGCCGCCCGTCAAGAGCTCTCCCAGCTTGCTCAGACGATCCTAGCAGCTTACCGTTCCCCTGACAAGACTCAAATCGCCGAAGCCCACAAGGCAGTCATGAACATCAACCCCGAGGCCGGCCTCCTCCGGCAAGTAGACAACATTCTCAGCGACCTGAGCATCATCCGCCAGATCAAGATCGTCCAGCAAGAAGTCCTCAAGCAGTACCACGTCAACGTTGCCCGGGTCCTAGTTCCCAACTATGCCATCCGTGCCGGCTTCGAGCCGCATACACCCGGTCTCAAGGAGGTAAAGCGCATGCAAGAAAGCCTCCGTGACGACCAAGATGTCTCGGAAGAGACCAAGTCAGCGGCAAGCTGGACGCTCTCCTGTGCCGATGACTCGGAGATGTTCCTCGCGGATCAATACAGGCAGATTGACCGTTTGTACAGAGCAGCGGAACACTGCCAAAGGAGACTGGAGGAGCTGCTAGAGACGAAAAACAAGTACGCCGGCATTGTCGGGGCGTGGGAAGCGGTAGCCAACAGCATCGAGCAAAGCAACCAGGGCAAGTCTATCATGCTGTTCTCAGTACTGAGTATTATTTTCGTAAGTTCTTACCGTCACCCTTACCTCCATTATCATACCGGCTGACAATGCACCTAGCTCCCCCTCTCTTtcatcaccagcatcttCGGCATGAATATCCAAGACTACCGCATCGGTCTCGGCACCCTCGCACAGGAACTCTACTATGTTTGTAAGTGattccctccctctcttcttaTCCCATCATCCCTAACATCCAAACTAGTCGGGGTCTCAATAATCGTAatcttcatctccctcctcctcgcctttgACAAGTTCTCCCTCGCACTCCTCCTCTACTGCATCAAGGTTCCCACCAAGTGGGTCATGACTCGGATTGCGCTCCTTCAACCGGCCTCGTTTGGCACCAGGACGAGAAATTACCGCAAGCTCAACGAGAAGCGGGTGAGGAAGATCCAGCAGATGGAAGAGGAGATCCAGCGGGCGAGGCTGGTGAGGGATACCAAGGAGTTTTGGCGGACGATCGAGGCGGAGCAGGCGAGGAGgcgggctgggttggggccacaggggggaaagagggTGGATAGTGACAAGTTTGTTGTTTAAGTGTGGAAAAAAGCTGTATCATGGTGTATACGTGATGTTTTAACACCGGAATCTGGACATAATTCGCCACGTGACTTCTCGCCGCTTTATCTGACTTGAATTAGGCGGAGCTCAGGACCGGCTCATCTTCGGCTCCAGCCCGCTCACCTCGCTCAGGGATTGCTCAAGGTCTGCTCACTTCGCTCAGGGACTGCTCAGGGTCTGCTTACCTCGCTCAGGGACTGCTTAGATTAAGGTTTGCTCACCGTGCTCAGGACTGCTCTAGATTGCTTATAGTCTGCTCGCCCTACTAATGGTTCCCTCATTTACTACTGATGGTACTCTTACAAGCCTATTCTATAACGCTAGTCTAGGGATCTTTTAAAAGTGTTCTCTCGCAAGAAATTCGTGCTCTAGCAGCTTGATTTCGCATCTCGAATATCAAACCTATCACATTTACCAACCCAACCCGATGTCTCTAACAGCATACAGAATGTATAGTCAAGATACGTTACGTCTAGTCTATTCTAAAACTACCGCAAGTAATTTTCTCTATAGGCTGCAGCCTTAGGCGCGTAACATTACAAGTCGGAGATCTTTGCCTTTCCAAGATACTAGAGCAGTTCTCGGAAGTAGAAACACGCATATACCTAGAGCCGTGTTTAGAAGTCACTCAACTCTGCAGATATTAAGAATTATAACAAGGAGCCAGAAACGGCTTCTAGTTATAGTATACAGACCCTGTCtattggtttggggtgcggccacaggcgTGAGGGTatgagtaaggaagtggggaTCTCTGGGGGTTCAGcggtcatgtatataagcggtctgcttctgacattctattttagacaggacatcgacttttattttcttcatattttgtGCCGTGCACGCGTGTAGGCAATTCCGGCTCTCTCATCAGGCCAAtccggtgcttattatgtggcctgcgagcccatagtgtcttttctttgtcctgcgtgaagtgcggcctgcgagcgagccactgtcacgcaggtgtggTCATTCAGGGACCTGTTGAtggtatatttgtggtgttgtggttgtttttgtatgttttctcaccatttcactATAGTTCTATActtaattattatttttatcCTTATACTAGAGTTATAATACGATACTTCCCATCCTAAATTAACGTCCTAACAGCCTAATTTATTTCTTCTAATAATCTTTTTCTTTACTATACCTTTTATTATATCTAACCGTAGCCAAAAATCCAGTCATCGCCAATTAAACTGAATACAGTATCAATTTCCACACTAACTAACTACCAAATTAGCCATTACACGTCATCTTCTATCGCTTGCCGGGCCTTGGCACTGGGCTTCGCCACCCGACCTGTACGTGTTCTAGTAAGTGCCGTTGAACTGGGCTCAGTTGAACTGGGCGCAGGTGTACTGGCCGGCGTACTGCTTGCAGCTGCTGGTTCCCGCTGTGTGGCCCTGGGTACCCGTTGCCTGGCACCACCTCTGGCACCACCTCTGTTGCCCCTGGAGCCCCTGGATTTCTGGTTCGCCCTGGCAACGGCTTGTTCAACAGTGCCCAAACCGTTCACTGTGGCTGGCCGAGATACAGTTGTATTTGCAACATCTGCTGCATCATCGCCTTCCAGATCTGCAGCTTCCCACTGGGACGCTGTTCGCCTTAAACTTTGCCGCAGACCTGTCGTACTGGGAAGTTGAGGGTTGGTTCTTTGTATGcatgggggtgaaggggtaGGTGTTGGTTGGACCTGAAGGCCCAGTGGCACTGTTGACCTGGGTGCGGTGGCATCAGGGGCAAAGGCATCAGAACCCCTGGGTCTGCCCCTGAGCACCATCACACGGTCAAAATCCTGGTACTGCAAATACCGGTCCTCGTCAACTAACGACCtttccaaccaccaaaagGATGGAAATCCTTGAGCTCAAGGACCTGGTTGTTCTTCTGTACTTGGTGAATCAAGTGAAGACAGGGAAGTCCCTTATTGGCAGTGAATCTACCTGTACAAGCAGGGATCTCGTCGGGTTCGGGATTGCGGGCAGACACCTTGTACTTCTGAAGCTGGCAACAGTGTTGTACTACACTGTCAAGTGGTTTCCAGGCTATTCTTGTAGGGGTTTCGCCCAGAAGCTTCATACCCATGAAATCCCCCCGCAAGTGGTCCTTTTCAAAGCGCCTGGCTTCATTCACATTCTTCTCCATGACGGCTACCATATCAAAAGTACGGTCAAAAACATCCTTGACCATGCTCTTCCCAGTGACAACGAAGCTCTTGAGCATGCGGTTCGAGGACTCCACGGGGGAGGTTGTTCGTTGACCGAGGGTGAGGTGTTGAGATGTGTAAGCAGTGGCCCATTGCCGGATGACTGGGAAGTAGGTGGATTTCTGGTGGTTTCACGGcgtggaagatgaagaagaaaaggtcgTTGCAaagtggtggtttggtttgaAAGCAAAGGTTTGGTTGCAGGTGGGTTTGACTGCGAAAAAGGTGTATTGCAGTGTATTGCAcgtaaaagaaaaagaa from Podospora pseudoanserina strain CBS 124.78 chromosome 1, whole genome shotgun sequence includes:
- a CDS encoding hypothetical protein (CAZy:GH13; EggNog:ENOG503NU69; COG:G), whose amino-acid sequence is MWGRSRWAETRGSCCLCRVDRFLMVKHSRVGIGLLGASKMSVGKSHTDRQWWKEAVVYQIYPASFKDTNNDGRGDVNGVTEKLDYLKDLGVDVVWLSPIYDSPQVDNGYDIADYKKIYPPYGTLEDVDRLIQELGRRGMKLVMDLVVNHTSDQHPWFLESRSSKSNPKRDWYIWRKPKYDVEGKPGPPNNWNQILGEAHSAWIFDETTQEYYFAAFTPQQPDLNWENPDVRAAVYDILRFWLDRGVAGFRMDVINLISKDQSFPDAEVVIPGQPYQPATQHFANGPRLHEFLGEMRREALDKYDQMTVGEMPFIYDDKEFLKIVHQKDGFLNMVFHFELVDIDSERGDVPGDARMSVGNWDVSDLRRIISRWQRIMIDGGGWNSLYCENHDQPRSVSHYCDDSDEYREYGSKLLAMMETTLSGTLFVYQGEELGMRNVPLEWEPEEYKDIEVNEMYPNDHEKLQKARRALRAKARDNGRTPMQWDSSPNGGFCPEEVTPWMRVNDDYPVVNAAAQTKLEATSSVYHFWQRLVTLRKENAGALVHGGFELIDKTNPDVFSYVRVADSGEKWVVVLNFTGHSATWESSKWGLQWMAGNYADGLDKVQQSGGTDLVHLRPWEGLIARQPCN
- a CDS encoding hypothetical protein (EggNog:ENOG503PN96), whose product is MGVQEQAKGVVKPGGCLPVPHDDLLHFSRCLKYDEREKYVQNAPEHLRSQVGHLLSRVEHVRSEIDARPDGEFWTSRLADHISDFRSKPQPKKTERSPLAATLSRLHIASRTNLSRTSRLDVPEIRLGGKTLSTPNIAEVLSANPSPTFQDIKDHPYKGLQAGAVYYKDGIPYTHPKLEGSFPNQTTPLDDLLSNKGDKSLLKESCEEGMLRWFHIPSNNMAWVEEAIARHYNEERPPREDLFGKPKVKSKTHEILRRVGWRGHSREGVDPNSPPHTRQLNPGCEVIKSGHENNPNAMCLFAPYLHWETALGLERQNKSIERTTRSAILQHASGMQVQDRVEDTFHQELQVHQVNNTSLSSLAREAIVSSTNHFRSMTMRATTRRGVVGRILFCAARIAKLMVSYEDDELVSKYLYANPPLHPRRTLHQSLNEYSTFLRDTERLDKDQIVYRATAGLKDPTRQQCSKFCQCSDCTSARATVPRFLMVDQLWVFVLDENTVITSFPQRWGSYFTSDPSGIHSRVGKQLERERDGVSSSYDLVLKIFNVCSRVFYENIKFADRQPMLNYIFSDSINFVTTRELAARQELSQLAQTILAAYRSPDKTQIAEAHKAVMNINPEAGLLRQVDNILSDLSIIRQIKIVQQEVLKQYHVNVARVLVPNYAIRAGFEPHTPGLKEVKRMQESLRDDQDVSEETKSAASWTLSCADDSEMFLADQYRQIDRLYRAAEHCQRRLEELLETKNKYAGIVGAWEAVANSIEQSNQGKSIMLFSVLSIIFLPLSFITSIFGMNIQDYRIGLGTLAQELYYVFGVSIIVIFISLLLAFDKFSLALLLYCIKVPTKWVMTRIALLQPASFGTRTRNYRKLNEKRVRKIQQMEEEIQRARLVRDTKEFWRTIEAEQARRRAGLGPQGGKRVDSDKFVV